One Brevibacterium spongiae DNA segment encodes these proteins:
- a CDS encoding ArsR/SmtB family transcription factor, protein MRLLEHPTREEMRLDTVLAALADPVRRSVACRLNDAFGDHACATFELPVSKSTATYHFRTLREAGVIRQEYEGTKIMNTLRKDDLDARFPGLLDAVFAAQDIERGDS, encoded by the coding sequence ATGCGCCTACTCGAACATCCCACCCGGGAAGAGATGAGACTCGATACCGTGCTGGCTGCCCTCGCGGATCCCGTGCGTCGCTCGGTCGCCTGCCGGCTCAATGACGCGTTCGGCGATCACGCCTGTGCGACCTTCGAGCTGCCCGTGTCGAAGTCGACGGCGACCTACCACTTCCGCACCCTGCGCGAGGCCGGAGTCATCCGCCAGGAGTACGAGGGCACGAAGATCATGAACACCCTCCGCAAAGACGACCTCGACGCTCGGTTTCCCGGCTTGCTCGACGCCGTCTTCGCTGCCCAGGACATCGAACGCGGCGATTCCTGA
- a CDS encoding ABC transporter ATP-binding protein, whose translation MNTSATHTDAHPSPNSSPNPAQGSTRGQGENPAPRLAIQAIGLRKTYGTGDAQVRPLDDLSLDIGAERFTAIMGPSGSGKSTLLNMLAGLDTPDSGEVYIGSTGISRLSDRKLTALRRDRIGFVFQSFNLVPAMNAEENILLPSQLSGQKPDRRVFDRMVDLLGLRGRLKHRPHELSGGQQQRVAVARALVSQPDVLVADEPTGNLDSNAGEEVLNILRASVDELGQTVVMVTHDPRAAARADRVVLLADGRLAGELTQPNPESVAAALMNVTASPGNAAGTAAQSDGGAR comes from the coding sequence ATGAACACATCAGCGACGCACACCGACGCCCATCCGTCCCCGAATTCCTCGCCGAACCCCGCCCAGGGCTCGACCCGCGGGCAGGGAGAGAACCCTGCACCGAGGCTGGCCATCCAGGCCATCGGGCTGCGCAAGACCTACGGCACAGGGGATGCGCAGGTCAGGCCGCTCGACGACCTCAGCCTCGACATCGGAGCCGAGCGCTTCACCGCCATCATGGGACCCTCCGGCTCGGGCAAATCGACGCTTCTCAACATGCTCGCCGGACTCGACACCCCGGACTCGGGTGAGGTCTACATCGGTTCCACGGGGATCTCGCGTCTCAGCGACCGCAAGCTCACGGCGCTGCGTCGCGACCGCATCGGCTTCGTCTTCCAGTCGTTCAACCTCGTGCCCGCGATGAACGCAGAGGAGAACATCCTGCTGCCCTCGCAGCTGTCGGGGCAGAAGCCCGACCGCCGGGTCTTCGACCGCATGGTCGACCTGCTCGGTCTGCGGGGGCGTCTCAAACACCGACCCCACGAACTCTCCGGCGGACAGCAGCAGCGAGTTGCCGTCGCCCGCGCCCTCGTGTCCCAACCCGATGTGCTCGTCGCCGACGAACCCACCGGCAACCTCGACTCGAACGCCGGCGAAGAGGTCCTCAACATCCTGCGCGCCTCCGTCGACGAACTCGGCCAGACCGTCGTCATGGTCACCCACGACCCCCGCGCAGCCGCGCGTGCCGACCGTGTCGTCCTGCTCGCCGACGGTCGCCTCGCCGGTGAACTCACTCAGCCGAACCCGGAATCCGTGGCGGCCGCACTGATGAACGTCACGGCATCGCCGGGCAATGCTGCCGGCACCGCTGCGCAGTCGGACGGAGGTGCCCGATGA
- a CDS encoding FtsX-like permease family protein, which yields MIRIAWSNLRSASGRLAAAMIAIAVSVAFIVAALLFSQSFGDTLRNQVSAEWAGADVAVTATAPDDPAAAAEGSASSPLTESLTKTVAEVDGVESAQLTESAFVSVTSGSTSVTGSATNLPQGHVETIEGAVPTADDELMLREADAKTLGAGVGDTISLDEFDGAGRPSGDGPSYTVSGIMPGSSAAGMNLYLTDGGLKTAPGELMADSIRIVADDGSDRTALAEAVESALADTGDEQGVTVQTVDQVVDEQMESLSDSSDILSTIGIAFGLLAAGVAALVISNTFNVLVASRIRVLALFRAVGASRRQVRGAAVVESLSLGIVGSVLGVGLGLLIGWGLSSLVRALWMPEFAQMSLTPAAFIVGPVVGILVTLAAGLIPAIRASRVSPIEAMRPVDVPAAVPRVRWVRLTLALVLGIAGIGLCLLGATSHNVLFGIAGCFALFVALLIGARVFVPPLVALLAGFVGLFTRRSPAVKLAGRSASTAGGRTASTTGALLIGVTLVTAVVVGSASLQRTLELATAEDTPVDLVVSTTGHSGGDEAKIASVLDDSPIVEERVNVPAPTAEVGVEGTKSSGDVAITSAEAAADSPVLRSEGYDIDEGTILIDPRSMGLDDADSDVDGQTATVRLGEQDLDLTIETSYDVPAGTALVSGADAKTLKTSGGDDVAEQTWAKIADDASSSQIEVLTSELDAVGATGDATAAQHRAEFASMFQVALTVVLGLLAAAVVIAVIGVSNTLTLSVIDRRREGALLRALGFTRSAMSRMITIESLLMTLIALVAGAVVGTFYGWVGTASLMPAAADPVLSVPWAQIGLIGVAAVLAAVLASAIPARSMSRIAPAKGMSME from the coding sequence ATGATCCGCATCGCCTGGTCCAACCTCCGCAGCGCCTCCGGGCGCCTGGCTGCGGCGATGATCGCCATCGCCGTGTCCGTGGCCTTCATCGTCGCGGCCCTCCTGTTCTCCCAGTCCTTCGGCGACACCCTGCGCAACCAGGTCAGCGCCGAATGGGCCGGAGCAGACGTCGCCGTCACCGCGACTGCCCCCGACGACCCTGCCGCTGCCGCAGAAGGCTCTGCCTCCTCACCTCTCACGGAGTCCCTGACGAAGACGGTCGCCGAGGTCGACGGGGTCGAGTCCGCCCAGCTCACGGAGTCCGCCTTCGTCTCGGTCACCTCGGGGTCCACCTCGGTGACGGGATCGGCGACGAACCTCCCACAGGGTCACGTCGAGACCATCGAGGGCGCGGTCCCGACCGCGGATGACGAACTCATGCTCCGCGAAGCCGACGCGAAGACCCTCGGGGCCGGAGTCGGCGACACCATCAGCCTCGACGAATTCGACGGGGCCGGTCGTCCTTCCGGCGACGGACCGAGCTACACCGTCTCCGGAATCATGCCCGGCTCCTCGGCCGCAGGAATGAACCTCTACCTCACCGACGGCGGGCTGAAGACCGCACCGGGTGAGCTCATGGCCGATTCCATCCGGATCGTCGCCGACGACGGCAGCGATCGCACGGCACTCGCCGAGGCAGTCGAATCCGCGCTCGCCGACACCGGAGATGAGCAGGGCGTGACGGTCCAGACCGTCGACCAGGTCGTCGACGAGCAGATGGAATCGCTCTCTGACAGCTCGGACATCCTCTCGACGATCGGCATCGCCTTCGGACTGCTGGCCGCCGGAGTCGCAGCACTCGTCATCTCGAACACCTTCAACGTCCTCGTCGCCTCCCGCATCCGGGTCCTCGCGCTCTTCCGCGCCGTCGGTGCCTCACGCCGGCAGGTGCGCGGAGCCGCCGTGGTCGAGAGTCTCAGCCTGGGCATCGTCGGCTCCGTGCTCGGCGTCGGGCTCGGTCTCCTCATCGGCTGGGGACTGTCCTCCCTGGTCCGGGCCCTGTGGATGCCGGAGTTCGCCCAGATGTCGCTGACCCCCGCGGCGTTCATCGTCGGTCCGGTCGTCGGCATCCTCGTCACCCTCGCGGCGGGGCTGATCCCCGCTATCCGCGCCTCCCGGGTCTCCCCGATCGAGGCCATGCGCCCGGTCGACGTGCCTGCCGCCGTACCGCGAGTCCGGTGGGTGCGACTCACTCTGGCGCTCGTGCTCGGCATCGCCGGAATCGGCCTGTGCCTGCTCGGTGCCACCAGCCACAACGTGCTGTTCGGCATCGCCGGCTGCTTCGCCCTCTTCGTCGCCCTCCTCATCGGTGCCCGCGTCTTCGTCCCGCCGCTGGTGGCGCTGCTGGCCGGGTTCGTCGGCCTGTTCACCCGGCGCTCGCCTGCCGTGAAGCTGGCCGGACGATCGGCGAGCACGGCAGGAGGCCGCACCGCCTCGACGACGGGGGCGCTGCTCATCGGCGTCACCCTCGTCACCGCCGTCGTCGTCGGGTCGGCAAGCCTGCAGCGGACCCTCGAACTCGCCACCGCCGAGGACACCCCCGTCGATCTCGTCGTTTCGACCACGGGCCACAGCGGTGGCGACGAAGCGAAGATCGCCTCCGTGCTCGATGATTCGCCGATCGTCGAGGAGCGCGTGAACGTCCCTGCTCCCACCGCCGAGGTGGGCGTCGAGGGAACGAAGAGCTCGGGCGATGTGGCGATCACCAGCGCCGAGGCGGCCGCCGACTCCCCAGTCCTGCGCAGTGAGGGGTACGACATCGATGAGGGCACGATCCTCATCGACCCGAGATCGATGGGACTCGACGACGCGGATTCCGACGTCGACGGCCAGACCGCGACCGTCCGCCTCGGCGAGCAGGACCTCGACCTCACGATCGAGACCTCGTACGACGTCCCCGCGGGGACGGCTCTGGTCAGCGGCGCCGATGCGAAGACCCTCAAGACATCTGGCGGCGACGATGTGGCCGAACAGACGTGGGCGAAGATCGCCGATGACGCTTCGAGTTCGCAGATCGAGGTCCTGACCTCAGAACTCGACGCCGTCGGTGCCACAGGTGATGCGACTGCGGCACAGCATCGGGCGGAGTTCGCCTCGATGTTCCAGGTCGCTCTGACCGTGGTGCTCGGGCTCCTCGCCGCCGCGGTGGTCATCGCGGTGATCGGGGTGAGCAACACGCTCACGCTCTCTGTCATCGACCGGCGCAGGGAAGGCGCGCTGCTGCGGGCGCTCGGCTTCACCCGCTCGGCGATGTCGCGGATGATCACGATCGAATCGCTGCTGATGACGCTCATCGCGCTGGTCGCCGGCGCCGTGGTGGGCACGTTCTACGGATGGGTCGGAACGGCGTCGCTGATGCCTGCGGCCGCGGACCCCGTCCTGTCGGTGCCGTGGGCGCAGATCGGACTGATCGGCGTCGCCGCGGTGCTGGCCGCAGTGCTCGCCTCGGCGATTCCGGCGAGGTCGATGTCGCGGATCGCGCCGGCCAAGGGGATGAGCATGGAGTGA
- the crcB gene encoding fluoride efflux transporter CrcB, translating to MSPLLFIAIAVAGGLGAGVRMLFDGAYKVWSPRSTPWSTLLINVSGSLVLGFLTGLAGAQLLPEAWHLILGTGFLGGYTTFSTASFETISLIEERKWGSSLLSGLGTLVFATAAAGLGLWLGGLG from the coding sequence GTGAGCCCGCTGCTCTTCATCGCCATCGCCGTGGCCGGTGGACTCGGAGCCGGTGTGCGCATGCTCTTCGACGGCGCCTATAAGGTATGGAGCCCACGGTCGACGCCGTGGTCGACCCTGCTCATCAACGTCTCGGGCTCGCTGGTGCTCGGGTTCCTCACCGGTCTGGCGGGCGCCCAGCTGCTGCCCGAAGCCTGGCATCTCATCCTCGGCACGGGTTTCCTCGGCGGGTACACGACGTTCTCGACGGCCAGCTTCGAGACCATCAGCCTCATCGAGGAACGCAAATGGGGATCGAGCCTGCTCAGCGGCCTCGGTACTTTGGTCTTCGCGACTGCAGCGGCCGGCCTGGGACTGTGGCTGGGCGGATTGGGCTAG
- a CDS encoding DUF3151 domain-containing protein: MTQPIGNPSHIGNLDASQLGPQPTYLPEDHPDVEARTRIDAGEEPIDVAAALPASSLAWAELADEAHKEGRLVDAYAYARVGYHRGLDALRAAGWRGAGPIPYSHEVNRGFLRALYALGRAAGAIGEGEEAARIEEFLNSSDPTAVEAIGRGE; encoded by the coding sequence ATGACTCAGCCCATCGGCAACCCATCGCACATCGGCAACCTGGATGCGAGCCAGCTCGGCCCGCAGCCGACCTACCTGCCCGAGGACCACCCGGACGTCGAAGCCCGCACGCGCATCGACGCCGGTGAGGAGCCCATCGACGTGGCCGCTGCACTGCCGGCTTCGTCCCTGGCGTGGGCCGAACTCGCCGATGAAGCGCATAAGGAAGGCCGCCTCGTCGACGCCTATGCCTACGCCCGCGTCGGCTACCACCGCGGACTCGACGCCCTGCGCGCCGCCGGATGGCGCGGCGCCGGACCGATCCCGTACTCGCATGAAGTCAACCGCGGATTCCTCCGCGCCCTCTACGCCCTCGGCCGCGCCGCCGGAGCGATCGGCGAAGGCGAAGAGGCCGCCCGCATCGAAGAGTTCCTCAACTCCTCCGACCCGACGGCTGTGGAAGCTATCGGCCGCGGGGAGTGA
- a CDS encoding response regulator transcription factor, whose translation MSDCDEARTGPLRVVLVDDQALVRAGFAMVIDSQPDLTVVGQAGDGVAGLDIVTQDEPDVVLMDIRMPRVDGIEATQRILALADAGTIRAPKIIVLTTFDDDEYALRALRAGAAGFLLKDTLPEVLLDSIRTVVDGGAVIAPTTTKRLLDTRLLPHLREEDPSHPGEAPASLGTGQAPATSGTGQAPTTSGTGAHVAASASAEVGGSRLSEAEARRLESLTPREREVLVLIATGLSNTEIGERLFLAQPTVKTHVGRILMKLEARDRVQAVVLAYEAGLVGHRR comes from the coding sequence ATGAGCGATTGTGATGAGGCGAGGACCGGACCGCTGCGCGTCGTCCTCGTCGACGACCAGGCCCTCGTCCGGGCGGGGTTCGCCATGGTCATCGATTCCCAGCCGGACCTCACCGTCGTCGGACAGGCCGGCGACGGTGTCGCGGGCCTCGACATCGTCACCCAGGACGAACCCGATGTCGTGCTCATGGACATCCGGATGCCCCGCGTCGACGGAATCGAAGCGACTCAGCGGATCCTCGCCCTCGCCGACGCAGGGACGATTCGGGCCCCGAAGATCATCGTGCTCACCACTTTCGACGATGACGAATACGCTCTGCGTGCGCTGCGGGCCGGTGCGGCAGGGTTCCTCCTCAAAGACACCCTGCCCGAGGTGCTCCTCGATTCGATCCGCACCGTCGTCGACGGCGGCGCGGTCATCGCCCCCACCACCACGAAACGTCTGCTCGACACCCGACTGCTGCCCCACCTCCGCGAGGAGGACCCGTCTCATCCCGGGGAAGCTCCGGCATCCTTGGGGACCGGGCAGGCTCCGGCAACTTCGGGGACCGGGCAGGCTCCGACAACCTCGGGGACCGGGGCCCACGTCGCGGCATCTGCATCGGCTGAGGTGGGCGGCAGCCGGCTCAGCGAGGCAGAAGCTCGGCGGCTGGAATCTCTGACTCCGCGGGAGAGGGAAGTCCTCGTGCTCATCGCCACCGGCCTGAGCAACACTGAGATCGGCGAACGGCTCTTCCTCGCGCAGCCGACGGTGAAGACCCACGTCGGTCGTATCCTCATGAAGCTCGAGGCCCGTGATCGCGTGCAGGCCGTCGTGCTCGCCTACGAAGCAGGCCTCGTCGGGCACCGGCGCTGA
- a CDS encoding fluoride efflux transporter FluC, producing the protein MAEARPLHLRLPYLGLAVLGGTLGTAAREAISLSVPDLAGIPMAILGINILGAFLLGVLLAGLSRLGPDAGMRRRVRIMLGTGFMGGFTTYSALAADTAGLLGEGRVGAGVLYGLATVVIGGLATWAGIATASVLVKRGAR; encoded by the coding sequence TTGGCCGAAGCACGCCCCCTCCATCTGCGTCTGCCCTATCTGGGCCTCGCCGTCCTCGGCGGCACTCTCGGCACGGCCGCCCGCGAGGCGATCAGCCTCTCTGTTCCCGACCTCGCTGGGATTCCGATGGCGATCCTCGGGATCAACATCCTCGGTGCGTTTCTGCTCGGTGTGCTCTTGGCCGGCCTGTCACGGCTGGGACCTGATGCAGGTATGCGACGGCGGGTGCGGATCATGCTCGGCACGGGTTTCATGGGCGGGTTCACGACATACAGTGCACTGGCCGCGGATACTGCGGGCCTCCTCGGCGAGGGTCGGGTGGGTGCCGGTGTGCTCTACGGTCTCGCGACCGTGGTCATCGGCGGCCTCGCCACGTGGGCGGGAATCGCGACTGCGTCGGTGCTCGTGAAAAGGGGCGCGAGGTGA
- a CDS encoding DinB family protein yields the protein MTDSGVSESNPFDARETELVEHQPSPFDVRGSELDVQFAAFIDEHRRHLLGCLDDLSEEEARRHLVPSRTTLLSLLKHAVFVETVWFGEAVTGRNRTDYGLPQDSRDSFLLESTDTIASVSADYRAAVERSHAAVEGLDLDTVLTGHRSGPLRLRWVLLHVLRELAQHCGHADILREQILADRSRRG from the coding sequence ATGACAGACAGCGGAGTCTCAGAGTCCAACCCCTTCGATGCGCGCGAAACCGAGCTGGTCGAGCACCAACCCAGCCCTTTCGATGTGCGTGGATCCGAGCTCGATGTGCAGTTCGCCGCGTTCATCGATGAACATCGGCGCCATCTGCTCGGGTGCCTCGACGACCTGAGTGAGGAGGAGGCCAGACGGCACCTGGTGCCGAGCCGGACGACGCTCCTGTCGCTGCTCAAGCACGCCGTCTTCGTCGAAACCGTCTGGTTCGGTGAGGCCGTGACGGGTAGGAACCGAACTGACTACGGGCTGCCGCAGGACTCGCGGGATTCGTTCCTGCTCGAGTCGACGGACACCATCGCCTCGGTGAGCGCCGACTACCGGGCCGCGGTCGAACGATCACACGCCGCGGTCGAGGGGCTGGATTTGGACACCGTGCTCACCGGACACAGGTCGGGGCCGCTGCGGCTGCGCTGGGTACTTCTCCATGTCTTGCGTGAGCTCGCTCAGCACTGCGGTCACGCGGACATCCTCCGCGAACAGATCCTGGCCGATCGCTCTCGCCGCGGCTGA
- a CDS encoding sensor histidine kinase — MSNRSTAAVGGRPEPQQRTPDRFDRLRRFVTARPWIVDSLLWALPIAYLSVVIAASQAEQNALALVPTWVQIGIVLLQTLPLGLRRAAPLWSSSLIAIGSLLTVLTMIGPTFGMVAVPITVYSTTAWGTRLHGRIVLVLGLIGAVLLGGWLYLIFLQTTIGADPRPMETGEYVLMAVVVALCAAIVLIAWLWGGAGYRRRRRIEDIWERNRLLERERESETRLAADAERMRIAREMHDVIAHSLSVVIAQADGGRYAAKTDPSVAAGALETIAHTGREALAQTRSLLGFLRAEGDDDRPSAPLPGISDIGSLIADVRAAGLPVSVAGVDDFDRGQLPEGASLAVYRIVQEALTNVLKHAGDGARAHVELQVEDEEFVARISDNGTGRGSRTGGDIGTGRGSGVASVRGTDDSTRKNGRGHGIVGMQERVALYGGTLTARPIRSTGLSDRNEKRDDATPGFSSGAVPGSAFGSMTGFLVEARLPLPAPEAGGTRADSAARAGSAARTGSAARADSAAEGNLAEAAHPGAEEGSR, encoded by the coding sequence ATGAGCAATCGATCGACTGCGGCCGTGGGCGGGCGGCCAGAGCCCCAGCAGCGCACCCCCGACCGCTTCGATCGCCTCCGTCGCTTCGTCACCGCTCGGCCCTGGATCGTCGACTCTCTGCTCTGGGCCCTGCCGATCGCGTACCTCTCGGTCGTCATCGCCGCCTCCCAAGCGGAGCAGAACGCGCTGGCCCTCGTGCCCACCTGGGTGCAGATCGGGATCGTTCTGCTCCAGACCCTGCCGCTCGGCCTGCGACGCGCGGCCCCGCTGTGGAGCTCCTCGCTCATCGCGATCGGCAGTCTGCTCACCGTGCTCACGATGATCGGACCGACATTCGGGATGGTCGCCGTGCCCATCACCGTGTATTCGACGACGGCCTGGGGCACCCGCCTCCACGGTCGCATCGTGCTCGTTCTGGGGCTGATCGGAGCAGTCCTCCTCGGCGGCTGGCTCTACCTCATCTTCCTGCAGACGACGATCGGAGCCGATCCGCGGCCCATGGAGACCGGCGAATACGTGCTCATGGCCGTGGTCGTGGCATTGTGCGCTGCGATCGTGCTCATCGCCTGGCTGTGGGGCGGTGCCGGCTACCGCCGTCGCCGCAGGATCGAGGACATCTGGGAACGCAACCGGCTGCTCGAGCGCGAACGCGAATCCGAGACCCGGCTGGCCGCCGATGCCGAACGCATGCGCATCGCCCGGGAGATGCATGATGTCATCGCCCATTCCCTGTCCGTCGTCATCGCCCAAGCCGACGGGGGACGCTATGCGGCGAAGACCGATCCCTCCGTCGCAGCCGGAGCGCTCGAGACCATCGCACACACGGGCCGGGAGGCGCTGGCGCAGACGCGTTCCCTGCTCGGTTTCCTCCGTGCCGAGGGCGACGACGACCGTCCCTCGGCGCCGCTGCCGGGCATCTCTGACATCGGCTCCCTCATCGCCGATGTGCGGGCGGCGGGCCTTCCGGTCTCGGTCGCCGGTGTGGATGATTTCGACCGCGGACAGCTGCCCGAGGGAGCCTCTCTCGCCGTCTACCGCATCGTCCAAGAGGCGCTGACGAATGTGCTCAAGCACGCCGGGGACGGCGCGCGGGCACATGTCGAACTGCAGGTCGAGGATGAGGAGTTCGTCGCGCGCATCAGCGACAACGGAACCGGACGCGGCAGCAGAACCGGAGGCGACATCGGGACCGGACGAGGCAGCGGGGTCGCCTCGGTTCGCGGAACCGATGATTCGACGCGGAAGAACGGACGCGGGCACGGCATCGTCGGCATGCAGGAACGCGTCGCCCTCTACGGCGGCACCCTCACCGCACGACCGATCCGGTCGACGGGACTGAGCGATCGGAACGAGAAGCGTGATGATGCGACGCCCGGGTTCTCCTCCGGTGCGGTCCCCGGCAGCGCTTTCGGATCGATGACGGGATTCCTCGTCGAGGCCAGGCTCCCGCTGCCCGCCCCGGAAGCAGGCGGAACACGGGCAGATTCCGCTGCCCGGGCAGGATCCGCGGCCCGGACGGGTTCCGCTGCCCGCGCAGATTCCGCTGCGGAGGGGAACCTCGCCGAGGCGGCTCACCCCGGAGCCGAGGAAGGCAGCCGATGA
- a CDS encoding PLP-dependent aminotransferase family protein — protein MSTTSMHSAANSPQGSTQSSQQTPALPYASRHDQLIGSVIDASTTLLAAYDHDIVKFGMGAPAPDMLPSKDFARIAGDVFSPENFTYGETKGEPILLDALHEYLSSTGQIPPEQQGNLDRLLITSGGMQGLDLGFKLFVSPGDLVACESPTYTNGSATAMSYEAEILEVPVDENGMQVEVLEEHTARTGRAPKVIYTVPTFQNPAGVTMSLPRRERLLSFAHKHRSVIIEDNPYGMLRFSGESLPALSDLSPNDPLIFGVRTFSKFVAPGLRVGWIDVDPEVRELAVNAKQTMDSCAAVPNQHLIARWLAEGGAESHVETLRVAYRERKIAMAEGLERLFPGEIRATDPDGGFFLWVTFDDETIDTEDLMPTALEEGVAYIPGPAFSPAGNFSNALRLCFASATPDRIDEGLERLRRAVDRYRSER, from the coding sequence ATGTCCACCACCTCAATGCATTCGGCCGCGAATTCCCCTCAGGGTTCGACGCAGAGTTCGCAGCAGACCCCCGCGCTGCCTTATGCCAGCCGCCACGACCAGCTCATCGGATCCGTCATCGACGCCTCCACCACGCTGCTGGCCGCCTACGATCACGACATCGTCAAGTTCGGCATGGGTGCGCCGGCCCCGGACATGCTGCCGTCGAAGGACTTCGCGCGCATCGCCGGAGACGTCTTCTCCCCGGAGAACTTCACCTACGGGGAGACCAAGGGCGAACCGATCCTCCTCGACGCCCTCCACGAGTACCTGTCCTCGACGGGACAGATCCCGCCGGAGCAGCAAGGCAATCTCGACCGGCTTCTCATCACCTCGGGAGGTATGCAGGGCCTCGATCTCGGGTTCAAGCTCTTCGTCAGCCCCGGTGACCTCGTCGCCTGCGAGTCCCCCACCTACACCAACGGTTCGGCCACGGCCATGAGCTACGAGGCCGAGATCCTCGAGGTCCCCGTCGACGAGAACGGCATGCAGGTCGAGGTCCTCGAAGAGCACACCGCCCGCACCGGCCGAGCACCGAAGGTCATCTACACCGTTCCGACCTTCCAGAACCCGGCTGGGGTGACGATGTCCCTGCCTCGGCGCGAACGCCTGCTGTCCTTCGCTCACAAGCACCGGTCGGTCATCATCGAGGACAACCCGTACGGCATGCTCCGCTTCTCCGGCGAGTCCCTGCCGGCGCTGAGCGACCTCAGCCCGAACGATCCCCTCATCTTCGGGGTGCGCACGTTCTCGAAGTTCGTCGCCCCCGGTCTGCGGGTCGGCTGGATCGACGTCGACCCGGAGGTCCGCGAGCTCGCCGTCAATGCGAAGCAGACGATGGATTCGTGCGCGGCCGTGCCCAACCAGCACCTCATCGCCCGGTGGCTGGCCGAAGGCGGTGCCGAATCCCACGTCGAAACCCTGCGCGTGGCTTACCGGGAGCGCAAGATCGCGATGGCCGAAGGTCTCGAACGTCTCTTCCCCGGCGAGATCAGAGCCACCGACCCCGACGGCGGGTTCTTCCTCTGGGTGACCTTCGATGACGAGACGATCGACACCGAAGACCTCATGCCCACCGCCTTGGAAGAGGGTGTCGCCTACATTCCGGGGCCCGCGTTCTCGCCCGCCGGGAACTTCTCGAATGCACTGCGTCTGTGCTTCGCCTCGGCGACGCCCGATCGCATCGACGAGGGGCTCGAACGCCTCCGTCGTGCCGTCGACCGGTACCGTTCCGAACGCTGA
- a CDS encoding NADH:flavin oxidoreductase/NADH oxidase encodes MSHLLFEPLTLRGLTFRNRIWVPPMCQYSVETLDGVPAPWHTVHYGSMARGGAGAVIVEATGVTPEARISAKDLGLWNDEQRDAFVPIVDFLHSQGAAAGIQLAHAGRKASTWPEWGNDQSGSLPESEGGWQTVAPSALAFDGLAAPRALSEEEIAEVVAAFRDSARRAIEAGFDFVEIHAAHGYLLHEFLSPLSNTRTDSYGGSSENRARLLLEIVDATRAEVGEDVPVFVRLSATDWTEGGLNLEDTVEIAGWLKDHGVDLIDVSSGGNVMAKIPVGPGYQTNLAAGVREGSGLPTAAVGLINEPFQGEHILATGQADAILVGREYLRDPNFALRAADALRFDIDYRPAQYHRAYN; translated from the coding sequence ATGTCTCATCTGCTGTTCGAACCGCTCACCCTGCGCGGACTCACGTTCCGCAACCGCATCTGGGTCCCGCCCATGTGCCAGTACTCCGTCGAAACCCTCGACGGCGTTCCCGCGCCGTGGCACACCGTCCACTACGGTTCGATGGCCCGTGGGGGAGCGGGTGCCGTCATCGTCGAAGCCACGGGAGTCACCCCGGAGGCGCGGATCTCGGCAAAGGACCTGGGCTTGTGGAACGACGAGCAGCGCGACGCCTTCGTCCCCATCGTCGACTTCCTCCACTCCCAGGGCGCGGCCGCCGGCATCCAGCTCGCCCACGCCGGCCGCAAGGCCTCGACCTGGCCGGAGTGGGGCAATGACCAGTCCGGCAGCCTTCCCGAAAGCGAAGGCGGCTGGCAGACCGTCGCCCCGTCGGCGCTCGCCTTCGACGGGCTCGCCGCACCGCGTGCCCTGAGCGAAGAGGAGATCGCCGAGGTGGTCGCGGCCTTCCGTGATTCGGCCCGCCGGGCGATCGAGGCCGGGTTCGACTTCGTCGAGATCCACGCCGCACACGGCTACCTCCTCCACGAGTTCCTCTCCCCGCTGAGCAACACCCGCACTGATTCCTATGGCGGAAGTTCTGAGAATCGGGCCCGTCTGCTGCTCGAGATCGTCGACGCCACCCGCGCCGAGGTGGGCGAGGACGTTCCCGTGTTCGTGCGCCTGTCGGCCACGGATTGGACCGAAGGCGGGCTGAATCTGGAGGACACCGTCGAAATCGCCGGCTGGCTCAAGGACCACGGAGTCGACCTCATCGACGTCTCCTCCGGCGGCAACGTCATGGCGAAGATCCCGGTCGGCCCCGGCTACCAGACGAACCTGGCCGCAGGCGTGCGGGAAGGATCGGGTCTGCCGACCGCGGCAGTCGGACTCATCAATGAGCCGTTCCAGGGCGAGCACATCCTGGCCACCGGACAGGCCGATGCGATCCTCGTGGGCCGAGAGTACCTGCGCGACCCGAACTTCGCGCTGAGAGCCGCCGACGCACTGCGCTTCGACATCGACTACCGCCCGGCTCAGTACCACCGCGCGTACAACTGA